The window GACCGGGTATGCCGTTTGCCTGCGGCTGTTCGTGCTGCGCCGGACCGGCGCCCTGACCGGGTACGCCGTTTGCCTGCGGCTGTTCGCGCCCCGCCGGACCGGCGCCCTCGCCGTTTTCTTACGGCCGTCCGTGTCTCGCGGGACCGGCGCCCTGACCAGGTACGCCGTTTTTTACGGCCGTTCGTCTCACGCGGGACCGGCGGCCTGACCGGGTAGGCCGTTTTCTTACGGCCGCTTCACCCACTCCGCCGCCAGGCGCCGCATTTCTCGGGACCGACGCATACGCCCGGCGGTCGCGTTGGAGGCCCTGAGTGGGCAATGCCTCGCGGGGGAGGCTCGGGGCCCGTGGTTGCGGTCGGGTGCGGGTGGCCGTACCGGATCAGTAAGGGTTTCTGGTTCCTGGGAGGCGGCCTCGCAGCAGGCCGCCGAAGCGTCCGGGCAGATCGGGGGTGTCGGCCAGGGGTGGGCTTTCGGTGCCTGCGGTGTCGGCCATGCCGGCCAGGAGTTCTCGCAAAGCGCTCACAGCGTCGGTTTTCGGGCGCCAGCCGAGTTCGGCGGCGGCTCGGTCGCAGCTCATCAGCGGTGCCTTCAGCGCCAGGCGCACCCATCCCCGGTCGACCGGCTGCATCCTGAGTTGCCAGGTCAGCGCGGCGGCGCCCTCCAGAAGCAGACCAGGGACACGCAGCGGTACGCCGTGGAAGGCACGCCCCACGATGTCGGCGTCGAGGACGGGGCCGGCGGCCAGGTTGACGGCGCCCCGCATGTCGGCGCGGAGTACCCGCAGGTAGGCGTCGGCCACGTCGTCGGCGTGCACCGCCTGCATGCGGAGGCCCGGGTGCTGCGGGACGATCGGGATGCGGCCGAAGCGAAGCAGGCTCGCGGGCAGCAGTGGTCCGGCGAAGTAGCGCGCGATCTCGGTGCCCGCGTCGCGTTGGAAGATCAGGCCCGGGCGGAGCCGGACGATCCGCATCGTGGGATGGTCCGATTCGATCTCGTCGAGCATCCGTTCCACGAGTGCCTTGTGCCTGCTGTAGGACGATTCGGGTACTCCGGTGCGCAGCCACGTCTCCCGGACGAACGCCCGCTTCGGGCCCGGCGCGTAGACGCCGACCGACGACGCGTGCGCCAGGACCGGGACGCCGGCCCGGATCGCGGCCCGGAAGACCGCGCGGCTGCCGAGGACGTTCGTCAGGTACAACCGGCGCTGATCGTGGCTGGGCTGGATCTGCCAGGCCAGGTGCACGACCGCGCCGGCTCCGGTGAACACCTCGGCCAGACGATCAGTGGCGTCGTCGGCGCCGATGTCGACCGGGTGCCAGGTGACGTCCGCGTACGGGCCGGTGGGTGACGGCGGGCGGCGGCAGACACCCGCGAGTTCAAGATCGGGTTCGGAACGCAGGCGGCGCAGCAGGGCGGTGCCGGAGTTCCCGCTGGCGCCCACGATCACTACACGCATGGGTGTTGCGGTACCCCTGAGCGGGACGTTGAACCGCCCTTTTCGGTGGCCGGTTTACGTCGAGCCGGTGGCGTTCCATTCGAAAGGGCGCGGTTGTGGATTTCCTGTGAGCGGGCGCTATCGAAGACGGGCGCTGCGGGCCGGCTATCCGGAATTGGTCCCGTTCCGCTTTCCCGCATCCGGGTCCTCGTTTCCGGCCGTGCGGTCCGTGTTTCCGGTGGTCGGGCTCTTTTCTCGGGCCGCCTTGCCGGCGTAGAGCCGATCCGGGATCGCCGGCAGGGCATTGGCCAGCAGGATGGCGGCCCGATACTTTCCGGGAACGACCACACGGCGGCGCGGTCGGGTCAGTGCCCGTTCCACGGCGGCCGCCACGATTTCCGGGCCGGGCAGGCCGGAACGGTGCGCCGTCATCTCGGTGGCTATGTGACCGGGCTCGACGAGAGTGACACCGATACCGGTGCCGGCCAGTTCCCGGCGTACCGAGTCGTTCATCCCGCGCAGTGCGAACTTGGTCGCCGAATAGATGCCGCTGATACCGATCTCGCCGGCCACCGAGCCGATGTTCACGATCGAACCGGACCGTTGCCGCCGCATGATCGGGACGACCGCCCGCATCAGCCGGATCGGGGCCAGCAGATTCACCTCGACCGTCGCTCGTACCTCGGCCTCGTCGGCCAGGACCGACTTGTCACCGCCGATCCCCGCGTTGTTGATCAGAGCGTCGATCCGGCCGGACACCGTCAGAGCCCGCTCCACCAGCGCATCCACGGCGGCCGGCTCGGTGACGTCGGTCGGCACCGGCATCGCCGACCCGATCTCCGCGGCCACCGACTCCAGTTCGGCGGCGCGACGCGCGGCGAGGACCACGGTGTCACCGCGGGCCGCCAGGCGTATGGCGACCGCCCGCCCGATCCCGCTCGACGCACCGGTCACGATGACGACGGCCACGAACCTCCCCTTTCGACGGCAAACGGCGCCACCCGTCGACGGGTGGCGCCGTTTGCTCGAGGAAACTAGCGCTTGCTGTGGTACGCCTCGACGACCTCACTCGGGATCCGTCCACGTTCCGAGACGGTGAAGCCGTTCTTGTTGGCCCACTCCCGAATGGCCTGATTCTGGTCGCGGCTGGAACGGCTCGAGACGGCCGGAACTGCGCGACGGGCAGGGGTCGGAACGTTACCGTTCCGGCCCAGCCGGGTGGCTGCGGAGAGGAACGGTTCCAAAGCTTTACGCAGCTTGCCGGCGTTCTTCTCGGACAGGTCGATCGTGTAGTTGACGCCGTCGAGGCCGAATTCGACGGTGCGGTCCGCTTCCGTACCGTCGAGGTCGTCGGTCAGCACGGTAATTATCTGCTTGGCCATGGTTGTTCGACTCCTACAGCGAGTTATTCGGCTGACGCTGCGCGCACACGCCAGTCCAGCTCGCGAATGCTCGTCGTCGCATTCATTCTGTCGTCCGGAAGGCGGCCAGTGCAAATTGCCCGTTCTGGCATGTCGCAATTGCCTGGTACGAACCGGCCCGCAGGCCTTTTCGCCGATGTGAATGTGCGGTAACGTCGCAGGTGGGAGCGCTCCCACTTCCTCTGGAGGGTAGATGAGACGCGCCGTGCAAGTCGTGACACCGGCTGGCCTGGTGGCCTTCGCGGTCGCCACCGCGATCGTCGCCGCCGAGCCGGCCTGAGCCCCGCCCGCGCTCGAAATCGAGCGCTGGTCCGCAGCGTAGTGGACCTTGCGCGCCCGACGCCACCGCCAGGTGGCCCTCGACCCGAGCCGCCTCGTCGCCGATTCTCCGGTGCCGGGGCGGTTCGCCGTTTCCGGGTTCGGCGGTCACTCACAACCTTCGCCGCCGGGGCAAATGATCACCCGGGAGTGGTCGGCCCGGCCGCCTGCTCGGGTCGCCTGTCTGGTTCAGCGCGGTCGCGGGCGGGGTCGCCTTCCCGGCGGACTCGTGCCCGCTCGGGTCGATGCCATGTTTAGCCCGGCTCCGGTTGATTCGCCCCGGGGTGTTCGGTTTAGCTGACTCGCTCGTTGCGGTCCGCTTGGGCGACCGGTCCGGGCTGGGCTTTTCCTGTCGTTTGCTCCTCGTCGTTCATTTCGGCGTTCGCTCCTGGCAGCTCGCACCTAGAGGTTCACTCCTGATTGATTGCTCCTGGCGGTTCGCTCCTAGGGGCGTGCTCCTGGTTGTTTGTTCTGGTTGTCGGCTGATGTGCCGCCGCTCGGTGCTTGCTCGTCGGCTGTTCGAGGTCCCTGCTGCGGCCTGTGATTCTGGGGTGATTTGTGAGGTTGGGTGCGGGTCGTGGAAGCGGCGGCGGTTCGTGAGGTGGTCGAAATGGCGGAAAGGCTGTAAGCATGTAATCACGTAAGTTTGGGAGGTTGAGATGCGAGTTCGTTTTGCCCAACAGGGTGGTCGTGCTGAGCCGCCCGCCGCTGACGACGCCGCCGCCTGGATCGCCGGTGCGGTTCCGGATGGCTGGTTCGCCGAGCGGCCCGAAGTCGTCATCGATCGTGACGAGATCATCATCTGGGGCCGGCTGCCTCGGCCCGAGATGGGCGAAGAGGTGACCGAGGCTGATGCGGCCGCGGCCCAGGCCGGGCGGATCGCCCAGTTCCGCGAGGACACCCGGGACGCCCGGATCCGGGTGGCTCGTCAGGTCGAGCACCGCTACCAGCGCAAGGTCGCGTGGGGTGCCCGCTGCGGCGACGCGTCGGAGTTGTTCACCCACCTGTCGGCGCCGGTGATGACCCGGCTGCGCCAGCCGGAGCGGCAGGTTCTCGACACCCTCGTCGACGCGGGGGTGGCCCGGTCCCGGTCCGAGGCGTTGGCCTGGTGCGTCAAGCTGGTCGGCCGGCACACCGAGGACTGGCTCACCGACCTTCGCACCGCCATGACCCAGGTCGACGAGCTCCGCCGCCGGGGCCCGGACGCCTGACCCCGGTCGCCGAAAATCCGGCGTGGTGGCCTGCGCTGCGCATCAGACCGCTGGTCACCACGCCGCGGGTATGGATTTCCGCGCGGTGACCAGCGGGCCTGGTGGGGCCGTTGGTGACCACGTTGCGGGCGGTAGACCGGCGTGTGGTGAGCCGCGGCGTGGATCGGGCCACAGAGCATCATGCGGTTCAGGGTGGGTCAGACGGCAATGGACTGGGGGCTTCGGAGCCAGGCCAGCACCTCGGTCGGACCCAGCGGACTGGAGAACAGGAACCCCTGGCCCAGCGGGCAACCCAGACGGACCAGGACGTCCCGGTGGGCGACGTCCTCGATGCCCTCGGCCACGACGGTCAGGCCCAGCGACTGGGCGAGGCTCACGATTCCGCTGACCAGGGCCATCGGCTGCTGCCCGAGGATCATGTCGTCGATGAACGTCTTGTCGATCTTGATGACGTCGATCGGGCGGGACCGCAGGTAGCCGAGGGACGAGTAGCCCGTACCGAAGTCGTCGATCGCGATCCGGATGCCCATCTCGCGCAGGACGCCCAGGTCGGTCCAGATCCGTTCGTCGTCCTTCACCAGCAGTGTCTCGGTGATCTCCAGCATCAGCGACTCGGGCGGGACCCCGGTATGCGCGAGCGCCGTCCGGACCTGCTCGACGAACCCGCTCTCCCGGAACTGCCGGACCGACACGTTGACGCTCATGTACGGCGCCTGCCCGGCCGGCAGGATGCGCCGCCACTCGGCGACCGTACGCAGCGCCTCCTCCAGCACCCAGCGGCCCATCGGCAGGATCAGCCCACTCTCCTCGGCGACCTCGATGAACTGGTCCGGCGTGACGACGCCCCGCTTCGGGTGATGCCAGCGGACCAGCGCCTCGAAACCGACCGCGGTACCGGACGGCAGGTCGACGATCGGCTGGTAGTGCAGCAGGAAATGACCTTCGTTGACGGCGTGGTCGAGCGCCGACCGCAGTTCCAGCCGTTCGACCATCTCGTTGTGCAGGTGCGCCTGGTAGCGGCGCCACTGGTTCTTTCCGGCGCCCTTGGCCACGTACAACGCGAGGTCGGCCTGGCGCAGCAACTCGTCGGCGTCGCCGCCCTCGGGGGTGGTGGTGATGCCGATGCTGGCCATCGCGTACAGCGGCTTGGCGTCCGTCATGATCGGCTCGGCGAGAGCGGTGAAGATCCGGTTGGCGGTCTCCTCGACGGCGCCGGGGTCGTTGACGTTCTCCACGATCGCGGCGAACTCGTCACCACCGAGCCGGGCCGCGGTGTCGTCGGCCCGCAGCGCCCCGGCGATCCGGTGCGCCACCTCGATCAGCAGCTGGTCGCCGACCGCGTGACCGAGCGTGTCGTTGACCATCTTGAAGTCGTCCAGGTCGATGAAGAGCACACCGATCACCGAGCCGTCGCGGGTGCTTCGGGCCACCGCGTGGGCCAGTCGGTCGTTGAAGAGCACCCGGTTCGCCAGGCCGGTCATCGCGTCGTGGAACGCCTGGTGGGTGAGCTCGTTCTGCAGGCGACGCTGCTCGGTGACGTCGCGCATGGTGATGACCAGGCCGGACACCGTCGGTTCGGTACGCAGGTCCCGGCAGTGCAGTTCGAGGAGCACCTCGGTACGCCGGTTGCCCCGCGCCCGGAAGTCGAGCTGCTGCTCCAGCTGGTGCCCGCCTCGGACGGCCGTGAGCACGTCACCGAGCCGGGCCCGTTCGCCAGGGTGGATCACCTCGGGCAGCAGGGCCCCGGTCGGGTCGCTGCCGAAGACACCGACCGCGGACGGGCTGGCGTACTGGATCCGGTCGTCCTCGTCCAGGATCGTGATCACGTCGGCGGTGTTCTGGATCAGCGTCCGGAAGTAGGTCTCGCTGTTACGCCGGGCCACCTCGTGCCCGAGCGCGATCCGTTCCAGCGCCAGCGCCACCTGCGCGGCCAGCACCTCCACCGACCGCTGCAACTCCAGCAGCGCCCAGGTCGGTGCGCCCACGTGCAGGACACCCACCAGCGGGTCGCCGCCCGGACGGTCCTTCAGGACCATCGGGCAGCGCAGCGTCTTGGTGAACTGGGTGAGGCGTACCGCCACCGCCCAGTCCACGTCACGCGTGGTGACCAGGCGGGCCGCGGTGCCTGTCGCCCGGTCCACGGAAGCCTGCGCGGCGGCCTCCGGCGACTGCGGCTCGGTCTGCGCGATCGCTATCGCCAGCACCACCCCGTGCGGCACGTCACCCGGGATCAGTTGGGCGACCGCGGTGCGTACGGCCAGCCCGACCGCCTCACTGTCGACGGCCGAGACGAGCACCGCCGAGGCCTCCCGCAGCGCCCGTTCCCGGGACATCGCCTGCCGGAAGCTCGCCATGATGCCGGCCATCCGGGCCAGCACCAGCGCCACCATCAGCGTGCTGAGCGCGGCCACCACGGTCAGGCCGGCGAACTGGCCGTCCCGGAACATCTTCACCAGCAGCACGGTCGGCGCGACCATGGCCGCGAATCCGAGCAGCGCCAGCCGGGCGTGACTGGTCTCGGCGGGCGGTGCCTCGGCCGGCCGGGTCAGCTCGGCCATCGACGG of the Actinoplanes sichuanensis genome contains:
- a CDS encoding NAD-dependent epimerase/dehydratase family protein; translated protein: MRVVIVGASGNSGTALLRRLRSEPDLELAGVCRRPPSPTGPYADVTWHPVDIGADDATDRLAEVFTGAGAVVHLAWQIQPSHDQRRLYLTNVLGSRAVFRAAIRAGVPVLAHASSVGVYAPGPKRAFVRETWLRTGVPESSYSRHKALVERMLDEIESDHPTMRIVRLRPGLIFQRDAGTEIARYFAGPLLPASLLRFGRIPIVPQHPGLRMQAVHADDVADAYLRVLRADMRGAVNLAAGPVLDADIVGRAFHGVPLRVPGLLLEGAAALTWQLRMQPVDRGWVRLALKAPLMSCDRAAAELGWRPKTDAVSALRELLAGMADTAGTESPPLADTPDLPGRFGGLLRGRLPGTRNPY
- a CDS encoding SDR family NAD(P)-dependent oxidoreductase; this encodes MAVVIVTGASSGIGRAVAIRLAARGDTVVLAARRAAELESVAAEIGSAMPVPTDVTEPAAVDALVERALTVSGRIDALINNAGIGGDKSVLADEAEVRATVEVNLLAPIRLMRAVVPIMRRQRSGSIVNIGSVAGEIGISGIYSATKFALRGMNDSVRRELAGTGIGVTLVEPGHIATEMTAHRSGLPGPEIVAAAVERALTRPRRRVVVPGKYRAAILLANALPAIPDRLYAGKAAREKSPTTGNTDRTAGNEDPDAGKRNGTNSG
- a CDS encoding histone-like nucleoid-structuring protein Lsr2, with the protein product MAKQIITVLTDDLDGTEADRTVEFGLDGVNYTIDLSEKNAGKLRKALEPFLSAATRLGRNGNVPTPARRAVPAVSSRSSRDQNQAIREWANKNGFTVSERGRIPSEVVEAYHSKR
- a CDS encoding putative bifunctional diguanylate cyclase/phosphodiesterase, with translation MPTRWPATIFGAWMVVLAVAFGLQPGLQAPLRLVAGVSAVVALSVGIRRSQPDDVKPWWVLAGAVVLSAAGGAAAYAPSFITNWLTWLEPAGIALLLVAYAALAVALAGFVDRRTSASRDMAGLLDALTVTSGVALLIWTFVVGPRLEGSAATGWTEIAMPVADLLCMGLLVRLATMPGRLVAPGYLLGAGVVALLVADVGRASGFGHLALYTAAGLAALIPSMAELTRPAEAPPAETSHARLALLGFAAMVAPTVLLVKMFRDGQFAGLTVVAALSTLMVALVLARMAGIMASFRQAMSRERALREASAVLVSAVDSEAVGLAVRTAVAQLIPGDVPHGVVLAIAIAQTEPQSPEAAAQASVDRATGTAARLVTTRDVDWAVAVRLTQFTKTLRCPMVLKDRPGGDPLVGVLHVGAPTWALLELQRSVEVLAAQVALALERIALGHEVARRNSETYFRTLIQNTADVITILDEDDRIQYASPSAVGVFGSDPTGALLPEVIHPGERARLGDVLTAVRGGHQLEQQLDFRARGNRRTEVLLELHCRDLRTEPTVSGLVITMRDVTEQRRLQNELTHQAFHDAMTGLANRVLFNDRLAHAVARSTRDGSVIGVLFIDLDDFKMVNDTLGHAVGDQLLIEVAHRIAGALRADDTAARLGGDEFAAIVENVNDPGAVEETANRIFTALAEPIMTDAKPLYAMASIGITTTPEGGDADELLRQADLALYVAKGAGKNQWRRYQAHLHNEMVERLELRSALDHAVNEGHFLLHYQPIVDLPSGTAVGFEALVRWHHPKRGVVTPDQFIEVAEESGLILPMGRWVLEEALRTVAEWRRILPAGQAPYMSVNVSVRQFRESGFVEQVRTALAHTGVPPESLMLEITETLLVKDDERIWTDLGVLREMGIRIAIDDFGTGYSSLGYLRSRPIDVIKIDKTFIDDMILGQQPMALVSGIVSLAQSLGLTVVAEGIEDVAHRDVLVRLGCPLGQGFLFSSPLGPTEVLAWLRSPQSIAV